The genomic segment CGACACCGCCGTCTTTAGCGAGGCAATGGGCGCCACTGTTCGTGAGGTTCGTCCGCACAGCTACCGGGTTCAGGCCGCCGCCACGCCCGAGTTGATCGCAACACTCGCCGCCACCGCCTGCACCCACGGTGTGCTGCTACACAACGTGTCCACTAACCACCGCACCCTCGAGGATGTCTTCCTAGACCTCACTGGACGCGAGATGCGTTCCTAGCCGCACTCGTCTGCGGATACCGTTGACACGAAGCTGAGAAAAGAGGAATAGCCAGTGACTACCGCACACACCCCCTTTCCTGCGGGCACCTTTCGCGCAGATCCCCAGCGAGCCTCCGTGCCGGCCATGGTGTGGGCTCAGGCGGTGATCGAATCCAAGCTCTTCTTGCGCCACGGCGAGCAGCAACTGCTCAGCGTGGTGATCCCCATCGCCCTGCTGCTGGGGCTGAGCAAGGTCAACGTATTCGACCTCGATAATCCCTTGCAGCTCGCGGTGCCGATCACTTTCGCTATCGCCGCGCTTAGCTCTGGGTTTACCGGCCAGGCCATTGCGGTGGCCTTCGACCGCCGCTACGGCGCCCTCAAGCGCATCGGCGCATCGGGAGTGCCCGCCTGGACCATCATCGCCGGCAAAATCTGCGCGGTCGTGGTGGTGACGATCGTCCAAGTCGTACTCATTGGCGGCATCGCCGTGGCCCTCGGCTGGCAAAGCAGCGGCATCGGTAGCGGCTATGCGGCGCTCACGCTCATTCTGGGGCTGTGCGTGACCACGTCTCTCGGCATGCTCCTCGGCGGCACACTCTCATCCGAGGCTGTACTGGCGCTGGCCAATCTGATTTGGTTTGTCCTCATCGGCATAGCCGGGTTCGCGATGCTCGATCCGGACTCCGCCGGACTGCTCAACGCGGTGCCTTCTGTTGCTTTGGCAATCGGCCTCGACAGGGCCTTTACCGGCACCTTCCCACTCGCCCAAGCACTCATTCTGCTGCTGTGGGCCGCAGCCGCCATGTGGGCGGCCAATCGCTGGTTTAAGTTCCACGACTAGACGCGAATCACATCTCATTTTTCTCACCCGCGCCTAAGTTTCTTTCACCCAATCCGAACAATAAAATAGGACAACTGTGACTACCCCCGCATCGACCCAACAGCCGCCGCTGCCCGTGCAGAACCGCCGCATGGGGCTGAGCAAGGTTTCCCCCGCCGTGACTACCCAACGCCTTTTGGCCCTGTGCACGCTGATTGCCCAAGGCGGCATCACCGTCACCGGCTCCATCGTGCGTGTTACCGGTTCCGGACTGGGGTGTAACACGTGGCCGCAGTGTCACGAGGGATCCTTCGTTCCCGTCGCTGGGGCGGCCCCTTGGATTCAGCAGGCCATCGAGTTCGGTAACCGTCTACTGACCTTCGTGCTCATCCTCTTTGCCGGAATGCTATTGCTTTCGGTGCTCTCGGCAGGACGCCGCAAAGAGATCAGAAATCTCGCGTTGGTGCAGGTCTTCGGCATCTTACTGCAGGCAATCATCGGCGGAATCTCGGTGCTGATCAACCTGCAGTGGTGGTCGGTGGCGCTGCACTTTATCCCCTCCATTCTGCTGGTCTTTTTCGCCGGTGTGCTCTTCGTTCGCATTCAAGAGCCCGATACCGGCACACTGACCTTTAATTATCCCGCCGCTCTGCGCGGCCTCGCCGCCGGCGCGGCAGTGGCGTTGCTGATCACCGTGGTCACCGGCACCATGGTCACCGGTGCCGGGGTACACTCCGGTGACGCCGATATCCACCCTGAAGATCGCCTGCAGGTGGACATTGTGGAGATGGCTAATATGCACGCCCACGCGATGTATCTCTACCTGGGCTTGACCATCGGCCTCGCCGTGGCATTGGTAGCGGTGAAGGCGCAGCTGAAGATCATCAAGCTTGGCTTCTGGCTGGTAGCAATGATCGCCCTACAGGGCGCCATCGGCATCATTCAATACAACTGGTCTATTCCGGCGTGGACCGTGCCGGTGCACGTGGGCATGAGCTCGGTGTGTACCGCGCTCACGGCGGTGGTATACGCCCACTACGCGCGGCGTCAAGGCTCCGCTCTGGTAACCGGCTCGCCTAGCGGGGACGAAAAGCGCACCATCATCCAAGAACAACGTAGCGACAAGGCGGCAGAGGCGTAAGCCTCTCCAACTCGGCTCGGCTCCATCCTGCCCCAGCATCGTTAAGTGCAACTCGCAACACGGTGCTGGGGTTGTTCATTAGTATCGAGTCTATGACTGCACATACCGCATCTGAGACCACTTTGCCCAGCACCATGCGCGCGATCTGCGTAGAGGAACATGGCGGCCCTGACGTGCTTCACCTCAGCGAAGTCAGTGTTCCTCAGCCAAGCGACTCCGAAGTGTTGGTGTCCGTGGATTATGCGGGCGTGAACTACATCGACACCTACTATCGCGAAGGGATCTATCACTCTTCCCTGCCGATGACGATTGGTTTTGAGGGCACAGGTCGGGTGGCCTACGACCCCCAAGGTGAGATCGCCGCCGGTACGCTCGTGGCGTGGTGTGATGGCTTCGGCTCCTATGCCGAATACGCCACCGTGCCGAGGGATCGCCTAGTGGCGGTGCCCCAAGGCATCGAGCCTGAGGTGGCGGCATCGATGCTGCTGCAGGGCATCACCGCCCACTACCTCACAGACGGGGTGTATCCGCTTAAGCAGGGCGATAGCTGCCTGATCACCGCCGGCGCCGGCGGTGTGGGGCTTATGGCCACCCAGTTCGCGCGGTTGCGCGGGGCCACCGTCTACACCGTCACCTCCTCCGATGAGAAGGCCGAGCTGTCTTATGAAGCCGGTGCCACCGAGGTGTTCCGGTACTCCGAGAACCTCGCCGAGCAGGTGCGGCGCTTTAACGGCGGCGCGGGAGTGGATGTGGTCTACGACGGCGTTGGTCAAGCCACCTTCCACGAGTCGCTCGAGGTGGTCAAGCCCCGCGGGGTGGTGTGCCTCTTCGGCGCCGCCTCCGGCCCAGTTGAGCCCATCGACCCGCAGCTGCTGAACACCCACGGTTCGATCTACCTCACTCGGCCTTCGATCGGCGCGTGGACTTCCCTCGAAGGCGAGTTCACCCGTCGGGCCCAGGCAGTTACCCAAGAGATCATCGACGGCAATCTCAGCGTGCGGGTGGGCGGCGTGTATGATCTCGCCGATGCCGCGCAGGCGCATCGCGACCTGCAGAGCCGTTCCACCACCGGCTCAATCGTGCTCAAGATCTAGCACGCTTATCGACGCCACCTCACACACCACCACCCTCGTCCCGCACGGTTCATCCGGCGGGCGCGAGGGTGGTGGCATGTGCGCAGGGTTGTGGCGGCGAGGTGGCGTCGATAAGCCTAGAAAAGGATCTGGCCCCAGCCGAACCCCTCGCCGAGAGTCTGCAGACCCAGGGCGGCGTCCACGGACAGAGCAACGAACACCACGGCCAGATAGTTATTAGAGATAATAAACAGCCGGTAAGGCTTGGAGCGATCCCCCGCGGCGGTGAGGCGATGTACGCGATGAGCCTCCATGATGAACCACACCCCAGCGGCCACCGCAGCCACCGCGTAGATCCAGCCCGTGGCGGGCAGCAAGAGCAACGTGGTGGCCACTGTGATCCAGGTGTAGACCACGATCTGCCACGTCACCTGCGTCTCGGTGGCCACCACCGGCAGCATGGGCACCCCGGCCGCAGCGTAGTCCTTCTTATATTTCATCCCCAGCGCCCACGTGTGTGGCGGGGTCCAGAAGAAGATGATGAGGAAGAGCACAATGGCCTGCCACCATTGAGCATTGCCTAGATTCGGGATGCTGTCTGTGATCACGGCCCAGCCGACGAGCACCGGCATGCAGCCGGCAGCGCCGCCCCACACCACATTCATGGGGGTGCGCCGCTTCAGCCATTTGGTGTAGACGAAAATATAGAAGGCGATGGTCACCATCACCAGCATTGCAGCGGTGAGCGAGCCGCACAGCAGCCAGAGCCACAAGAAACTGGCCACCGTGAGCACCCAAGCGAACACAGCGGCACGCCGAGTAGAGACCGTGGACTTCACCAGCGGCCGGGTGGAGGTGCGGGCCATAACCTGATCGATGTCCGCATCGGCCACCATGTTGAAAGTGTTGGCCGCGGCGGCCCCCATCCACCCGCCGACGAGGGTGAGCAGAATCAGGCCGAGGTTAATGGAGCCGCGATCTGCTTGGAGCATCGCGGGAAAGGTTGCCACGAGGAGAAGCTCGATCACCCTGGGTTTCGTCAGCGCAAAATAAGCCTTGATCGTCTCCAAGAAATCGCCTTCCCACAGGTGTACATCGCTCGTCGCTGGTTAGTGCCTAGTGGGCGCATCACTGCCCGCCCCGCGCCGAAGACGACGAGACGGCAGCGGGCCTGCGCCCAGTTCTCAGTTCGCTGCATGAAACACGTCCGCAGCACAACTAGAGAGTAGTCGGTGACTAGAAGGAAAAAGTTCCCACACGCCGCCCACCCGCACCGCACACGGCACACAGCACAGCTATCGATGGCACACAGGCCGGGCTGACTCGATATCGCTTGGCTGAATCGCCGCACACGGCTTCAGGTGGGCACATATCCGACCGTGTCACTCCGCCTGCTCCGCATGTGCGGCAGCTGCGGCGGCCACAGTCGGGTCACGACCACCAAAAGGATAATCCTAGCGCGCGCGAGCGTCTGGGGTGAATCAGCGCCACGCCCCTAGAGCTCAACAGGTGCGGGCGCCACCGCCGTGCCGCGGGTCTGGAGCGAGCGTGCCGCACGGGAATCCGCGGGATGTGAGAAACACCGCTACCGGGTGTGGGTGCATAGCCAGGAGACGCACTACACTGGTGATCGATTGTGCGTGGCCCCGCCGCGCACTGCCGCGGGTAGAGCCGCACACGGCGAGCACACCGAGCATTGCTGCTCCACTGCCCCGTCGAGTGAATCGATACCTGCGGTCACACCACCAGCACTGATACGAAGGATGATTGAAGCAGTGGCCCTTTCCCCCGAGCTGAAGGAATTCACCACCCGGAACTACCCGGAGACGTGGACTGAGTTGGACACCCGCGCCGTAGACACCGCGCGCGTCCTCGCCGCCGACGCCGTCCAGAACTGCGGCTCCGGCCACCCCGGCACCGCTATGAGCCTGGCCCCGCTGGCCTACACCCTGTACCACCGCGTGATGAACGTCGCGCCGCACGACCCCACCTGGGCCGGCCGTGACCGCTTCGTACTCTCCTGCGGCCACTCCTCGCTCACCCAGTACATCCAGCTGTACCTCTCCGGTTTCGGCCTCGAGCTGGAGGACCTTCAGGCGCTGCGCACCTGGGGCTCGCTCACCCCGGGCCACCCGGAGTATGGCCACACCGACGGTGTGGAGATCACCACCGGCCCGCTGGGTCAAGGCCTTGCCTCCTCTGTGGGTATGGCCATGGCTGCTCGCCGCGAGCGCGGTCTCTTTGATCCTGAAGCAGCCCCTGGCGAGTCTCCTTTCGATCACTTCATCTACGTCATTGCCTCCGACGGCGATATTCAGGAGGGCGTGACCGCCGAGGCCAGCTCCCTGGCCGGCACCCAGCAGCTGGGCAACCTGATTGTGTTCTGGGATGATAACGGTATCTCCATCGAGGATGACACCACCATCGCCTTCACCGAGGACGTAGCCAAGCGCTACGAGGCCTACGGCTGGCAGGTACTGGAGGTTACCGGCGAGGATGTCGCGGCCATCGAGGACGCCATTGCTCAGGCCAAGGCGGAGACCTCTCGCCCCACCTTCATTCGCATGCGTTCCGTGATCGCCTACCCGGCCCCGAACGCCATGAACACCGGCGCCTCCCACGGCGCCGCCCTGGGCGAGGAGGAAGTGGCCGCCATCAAGCGCGAGCTCGACTTCGACCCCGAGGCCCACTTCTCCGTCGATGACGAGGTGATTGCCCACACCCGCCAGGCCGTTGAGCGCGGCAAGGACAAGGTTGCTGCCTGGACTGAAAAGTTTGAGGCATGGTCGAAGGCGCACCCCGAGCAGCGCGCCCTCTTCGATCGCCTCAAGGCCTACACCCTCCCCGAGGGCTACGCCGATGAGCTGCCCACCTGGGATGCCGACGACAAGGGTGTGGCCACCCGCAAGGCCTCCGAGGCTGTGCTGCAGGCTTTGGGCGCCACCCTGCCCGAGCTGTGGGGCGGTTCTGCTGACTTGGCTGGCTCCAATAACACCGTGATCAAGGACGCCGAGTCCTTCGGCCCGGAGTCCATCACCACCGATACCTGGACCACCAGCCCTTACGGCCGCAACATGCACTTCGGTATCCGTGAGCACGCCATGGGCTCGATCATGAACGGTATCGCCCTGCACGGCGGCACCCGCCCCTACGGCGGTACCTTCCTCATCTTCTCTGACTACATGCGCCCCGCCGTGCGCCTGGCGGCCCTGATGGGCACCAACGCCTTCTATGTGTGGACCCACGATTCCATCGGCCTCGGCGAGGACGGCCCCACCCACCAGCCGGTGGAGCAGCTTGCCTCCCTGCGCGCCATCCCGAACATGTCCATGCTCCGCCCGGCCGACGCTAACGAAACCGCCGCTGCGTGGAAGGCGGCCCTCGAGTACCGCAAGGGCCCCAAGGGCTTGGCCCTGACCCGCCAGAACATCCCCGTGCTCGAGGGCACGAAGGATAAGGCTATTGAGGGCGTGGCCCGCGGTGGCTACGTGCTGGTCAAGGAATCCGCCGAGACCCCCGATGTGATCCTCATGGCCACCGGCTCTGAGGTGCACTTGGCTGTGGAGGCTGCTCAGCGCCTCGAGGCCGAGGGCACCGCCACCCGCGTGGTGTCTATGCCGTGCATGGATTGGTTCGCCGAGCAGGATAAGGACTACATCGATGAGGTGTTGCCGCCGGCCGTGACCGCTCGCGTGTCCGTTGAGGCCGGCGTGGCTATGCCCTGGTACCAGTGGCTGGGCAACCAGGGCGAGGCCGTGTCGCTGGAGCACTTCGGCGCCTCCGCTGCCTACCAGAAGCTCTTCGACGAGTTCGGTATCACCACCGACGCCGTTGTGGCCGCCGCCAAGAAGAGCCTGAAGAACTAATACTTCCCGTGCCCGCCGCCTCCCACCACCGCAGCACGTGCACCGCGGTGCTAGTGGCGGGCACCTTTCATTCCACGAACTCTCAAGGAGAGTGTGTATTTCATGAGCACTATCGATGACATCTACGAGCTCGGAACCTCTACCTGGCTCGATGATCTCTCCCGCGATCGCCTCGATTCCGGCAACCTCGCCGAGCTGATCGAGACCAAGTCCATCAAGGGCGTGACCACCAACCCCGCCATCTTCGCCAAGGCTATGACTACTGGCACTGCCTACGACGAGCAGCTGAAGGAACTAGCTAGCTCCCAATTGGGCGCCGACGAGGCGGTCTACGCCATGGCTATCGACGATGTGCGCCGCGCCTGCGATGTTTTCGCTGAGGTCTTTGAGCAGACTCATGGCGTCGATGGGCGCGTCTCCATCGAGGTGGATCCGCGTATCTCCGCCGAGCGGGAAGCCACCTTGGTTCAGGCCCGCAATCTGTGGAAGCGGGTGGATCGTCCCAATCTGATGATTAAGATCCCCGCCACCGAGGAATCTCTGCCCGCTATTAGCGACGCCTTAGCCGAGGGCATCAGCGTGAATGTCACCCTGATTTTCTCTGTCTCCCGCTACCGCGAGGTCATCGCCGCCTACATCGAGGGCATCCAGCGTGCCGCCGAGAACGGCCACGATGTGTCCACCATTCACTCCGTGGCATCCTTCTTCGTCTCCCGTCTCGATACCGAAGTGGACGCCCGATTGGAAAAGATCGGTAGCGAGGAGGCCCTGGCACTGCGAGGCAAGGCCGGAGTGGCCAATGCTCGCCGCGCTTACGACGTTTTCCAGGAGTCCTTCGCCGATGCCGATCTGCCTGCTGGCGCACAGGTGCAGCGCCCGCTGTGGGCGTCGACAGGCGTGAAGAACCCCGACTACCCCGCCGATCTCTATGTGACCGAGCTGGTGGGACCGCACACCGTGAACACGATGCCAGAGGGCACCATCGACGCAGCCCTGGAGGCCAGCGCCAAGGGTGCGACGCTCTCCGGCCACACCACCGAGTCGGAGGAGCTGTTTGCCCAGCTCGACTCGGTGGGCGTGGACTTCGAGGACGTCTTTGACACCCTCGAGCGCGAGGGCGTGGAGAAATTCGTCGACAGCTGGAATGACCTGCTGGAGAAGATCGACGCCCGCATCTAGCGCGA from the Corynebacterium ciconiae DSM 44920 genome contains:
- a CDS encoding heme o synthase, with product METIKAYFALTKPRVIELLLVATFPAMLQADRGSINLGLILLTLVGGWMGAAAANTFNMVADADIDQVMARTSTRPLVKSTVSTRRAAVFAWVLTVASFLWLWLLCGSLTAAMLVMVTIAFYIFVYTKWLKRRTPMNVVWGGAAGCMPVLVGWAVITDSIPNLGNAQWWQAIVLFLIIFFWTPPHTWALGMKYKKDYAAAGVPMLPVVATETQVTWQIVVYTWITVATTLLLLPATGWIYAVAAVAAGVWFIMEAHRVHRLTAAGDRSKPYRLFIISNNYLAVVFVALSVDAALGLQTLGEGFGWGQILF
- the tkt gene encoding transketolase, whose amino-acid sequence is MALSPELKEFTTRNYPETWTELDTRAVDTARVLAADAVQNCGSGHPGTAMSLAPLAYTLYHRVMNVAPHDPTWAGRDRFVLSCGHSSLTQYIQLYLSGFGLELEDLQALRTWGSLTPGHPEYGHTDGVEITTGPLGQGLASSVGMAMAARRERGLFDPEAAPGESPFDHFIYVIASDGDIQEGVTAEASSLAGTQQLGNLIVFWDDNGISIEDDTTIAFTEDVAKRYEAYGWQVLEVTGEDVAAIEDAIAQAKAETSRPTFIRMRSVIAYPAPNAMNTGASHGAALGEEEVAAIKRELDFDPEAHFSVDDEVIAHTRQAVERGKDKVAAWTEKFEAWSKAHPEQRALFDRLKAYTLPEGYADELPTWDADDKGVATRKASEAVLQALGATLPELWGGSADLAGSNNTVIKDAESFGPESITTDTWTTSPYGRNMHFGIREHAMGSIMNGIALHGGTRPYGGTFLIFSDYMRPAVRLAALMGTNAFYVWTHDSIGLGEDGPTHQPVEQLASLRAIPNMSMLRPADANETAAAWKAALEYRKGPKGLALTRQNIPVLEGTKDKAIEGVARGGYVLVKESAETPDVILMATGSEVHLAVEAAQRLEAEGTATRVVSMPCMDWFAEQDKDYIDEVLPPAVTARVSVEAGVAMPWYQWLGNQGEAVSLEHFGASAAYQKLFDEFGITTDAVVAAAKKSLKN
- a CDS encoding COX15/CtaA family protein; translated protein: MGLSKVSPAVTTQRLLALCTLIAQGGITVTGSIVRVTGSGLGCNTWPQCHEGSFVPVAGAAPWIQQAIEFGNRLLTFVLILFAGMLLLSVLSAGRRKEIRNLALVQVFGILLQAIIGGISVLINLQWWSVALHFIPSILLVFFAGVLFVRIQEPDTGTLTFNYPAALRGLAAGAAVALLITVVTGTMVTGAGVHSGDADIHPEDRLQVDIVEMANMHAHAMYLYLGLTIGLAVALVAVKAQLKIIKLGFWLVAMIALQGAIGIIQYNWSIPAWTVPVHVGMSSVCTALTAVVYAHYARRQGSALVTGSPSGDEKRTIIQEQRSDKAAEA
- a CDS encoding ABC transporter permease yields the protein MTTAHTPFPAGTFRADPQRASVPAMVWAQAVIESKLFLRHGEQQLLSVVIPIALLLGLSKVNVFDLDNPLQLAVPITFAIAALSSGFTGQAIAVAFDRRYGALKRIGASGVPAWTIIAGKICAVVVVTIVQVVLIGGIAVALGWQSSGIGSGYAALTLILGLCVTTSLGMLLGGTLSSEAVLALANLIWFVLIGIAGFAMLDPDSAGLLNAVPSVALAIGLDRAFTGTFPLAQALILLLWAAAAMWAANRWFKFHD
- the tal gene encoding transaldolase, yielding MSTIDDIYELGTSTWLDDLSRDRLDSGNLAELIETKSIKGVTTNPAIFAKAMTTGTAYDEQLKELASSQLGADEAVYAMAIDDVRRACDVFAEVFEQTHGVDGRVSIEVDPRISAEREATLVQARNLWKRVDRPNLMIKIPATEESLPAISDALAEGISVNVTLIFSVSRYREVIAAYIEGIQRAAENGHDVSTIHSVASFFVSRLDTEVDARLEKIGSEEALALRGKAGVANARRAYDVFQESFADADLPAGAQVQRPLWASTGVKNPDYPADLYVTELVGPHTVNTMPEGTIDAALEASAKGATLSGHTTESEELFAQLDSVGVDFEDVFDTLEREGVEKFVDSWNDLLEKIDARI
- a CDS encoding quinone oxidoreductase family protein, with the translated sequence MRAICVEEHGGPDVLHLSEVSVPQPSDSEVLVSVDYAGVNYIDTYYREGIYHSSLPMTIGFEGTGRVAYDPQGEIAAGTLVAWCDGFGSYAEYATVPRDRLVAVPQGIEPEVAASMLLQGITAHYLTDGVYPLKQGDSCLITAGAGGVGLMATQFARLRGATVYTVTSSDEKAELSYEAGATEVFRYSENLAEQVRRFNGGAGVDVVYDGVGQATFHESLEVVKPRGVVCLFGAASGPVEPIDPQLLNTHGSIYLTRPSIGAWTSLEGEFTRRAQAVTQEIIDGNLSVRVGGVYDLADAAQAHRDLQSRSTTGSIVLKI